Proteins from a genomic interval of Desulfovibrio piger:
- a CDS encoding argininosuccinate synthase: protein MNKDIKKVVLAYSGGLDTSVILKWLIETYKCEVITVTADLGQPEDLSGVEAKAYKTGASKAYVVDLREEMARDFVFPMMRGAARYENRYMLGTSIARPIITKALVDIARKEGADAIAHGATGKGNDQVRFEFAAKALAPDLKVIAPWREWDLMSRTALNAFAEKHGIPISKEAKRYSMDANMMHTSFEGSELEDPGNAPHESCHERCVPVEQAPNEPDIIEVSFEHGNPVAVNGEKMSPYTIIKTLAELAGKHGIGRDDMVENRYVGMKCRGVYENPAGTLLYALHRDLEGLCMDRELLQLRDMLAVPYSHAVYNGYWFSPEREAMQAFMDKSQETVTGTVRAKLYKGGVWPLARTSPFSLFSEDLATFEGGNYDHKDAAGFIRLNCLRLGMYAAVQNKLGK, encoded by the coding sequence ATGAACAAAGACATCAAGAAAGTTGTGCTCGCCTACTCCGGCGGCCTGGACACCTCCGTCATCCTCAAGTGGCTGATCGAAACCTACAAGTGCGAAGTCATCACCGTCACTGCCGATCTGGGCCAGCCCGAAGACCTGAGCGGTGTGGAAGCCAAGGCTTACAAGACCGGCGCTTCCAAGGCCTACGTTGTGGACCTGCGTGAAGAAATGGCCCGCGACTTCGTCTTCCCCATGATGCGCGGCGCCGCCCGGTATGAGAACCGCTACATGCTGGGCACCTCCATCGCCCGCCCCATCATCACCAAGGCCCTGGTGGACATCGCCCGCAAGGAAGGCGCTGACGCCATCGCCCACGGCGCCACCGGCAAGGGCAACGACCAGGTGCGCTTCGAGTTCGCCGCCAAGGCCCTGGCCCCCGACCTGAAGGTCATCGCCCCCTGGCGCGAATGGGACCTGATGTCCCGTACGGCCCTCAACGCCTTTGCTGAAAAGCACGGCATCCCGATCTCCAAGGAAGCCAAGCGCTACAGCATGGACGCCAACATGATGCACACCAGCTTCGAAGGCAGCGAGCTGGAAGATCCGGGCAACGCTCCCCACGAGTCCTGCCACGAGCGCTGCGTGCCCGTGGAACAGGCCCCCAACGAGCCCGATATCATCGAAGTGAGCTTCGAGCACGGCAACCCCGTGGCCGTCAACGGCGAAAAGATGTCGCCCTACACCATCATCAAGACCCTGGCCGAACTGGCCGGCAAGCACGGCATCGGCCGTGACGACATGGTGGAGAACCGCTATGTGGGCATGAAGTGCCGCGGCGTGTACGAAAACCCCGCCGGCACCCTGCTCTACGCCCTGCACCGCGACCTGGAAGGCCTGTGCATGGACCGCGAACTGCTGCAGCTGCGTGACATGCTGGCCGTGCCCTACTCCCACGCCGTGTACAACGGCTACTGGTTCTCGCCCGAACGCGAAGCCATGCAGGCCTTCATGGACAAGTCCCAGGAGACCGTCACCGGTACCGTGCGCGCCAAGCTGTACAAGGGCGGCGTGTGGCCCCTGGCCCGTACCTCTCCCTTCTCCCTGTTCTCCGAAGACCTGGCCACCTTCGAAGGCGGCAACTACGACCACAAGGACGCTGCCGGCTTCATCCGCCTCAACTGCCTGCGCCTCGGCATGTACGCCGCGGTCCAGAACAAGCTGGGCAAGTAA